A region of Nocardioides alkalitolerans DNA encodes the following proteins:
- a CDS encoding acetyl-CoA C-acetyltransferase yields the protein MAEAFVYDHVRTPRGKGKKNGSLHEVKPIDLVVGLIDETRKRNPDLDPAVVDDVVLGVVSPVGDQGADIAKTAALKAGLPDTVAGVQLNRFCASGLEAVNQAASRIRGGFEDLILAGGVESMSRVPMASDGGAWAMDPATALQTSFVPQGIGADLIATVEGWSREDVDAYAAESNARAAKAREAGYFKNSVIPVVDANGLVVLDHDEFIRPGTTVESLSTLKPSFADIGKGAGFDDVALEKYHWLESINHVHHAGNSSGIVDGAALVAIGSEEAGKRAGLTPRARIVSAAVSGADPVIMLTGPAPAARKALAKANLTVDDIDLFEINEAFAAVAMRFMRDMGISHEITNVNGGAIAMGHPLGATGAMILGTLIDELERRELKRGLATLCVGGGMGIATIVELV from the coding sequence ATGGCAGAAGCATTCGTGTACGACCACGTTCGTACGCCGCGTGGCAAGGGCAAGAAGAACGGCTCCCTCCACGAGGTGAAGCCCATCGACCTCGTCGTCGGCCTGATCGACGAGACCCGCAAGCGGAACCCCGACCTCGACCCCGCCGTCGTCGACGACGTGGTGCTCGGTGTCGTCAGCCCGGTCGGCGACCAGGGCGCTGACATCGCGAAGACCGCGGCGCTCAAGGCGGGCCTGCCCGACACCGTCGCGGGCGTGCAGCTCAACCGCTTCTGCGCCTCCGGGCTCGAGGCCGTCAACCAGGCCGCGTCGCGCATCCGCGGCGGCTTCGAGGACCTCATCCTCGCCGGCGGCGTCGAGTCGATGAGCCGCGTGCCCATGGCCTCCGACGGCGGCGCCTGGGCGATGGACCCGGCCACCGCCCTGCAGACCAGCTTCGTGCCGCAGGGCATCGGCGCCGACCTGATCGCCACGGTCGAGGGCTGGAGCCGCGAGGACGTCGACGCGTACGCCGCGGAGTCCAACGCCCGCGCCGCGAAGGCGCGGGAGGCCGGCTACTTCAAGAACTCGGTCATCCCCGTCGTCGACGCCAACGGCCTCGTCGTGCTCGACCACGACGAGTTCATCCGCCCCGGCACCACGGTCGAGAGCCTGTCGACCCTCAAGCCCTCCTTCGCCGACATCGGCAAGGGTGCGGGCTTCGACGACGTGGCGCTCGAGAAGTACCACTGGCTCGAGAGCATCAACCACGTCCACCACGCCGGCAACAGCTCGGGCATCGTCGACGGCGCCGCGCTCGTCGCCATCGGCTCGGAGGAGGCGGGCAAGCGCGCCGGCCTCACGCCGCGCGCCCGCATCGTCTCGGCCGCCGTCTCCGGCGCCGACCCGGTCATCATGCTGACCGGTCCCGCCCCGGCGGCGCGCAAGGCGCTGGCCAAGGCGAACCTGACGGTCGACGACATCGACCTGTTCGAGATCAACGAGGCGTTCGCCGCCGTCGCGATGCGCTTCATGCGCGACATGGGCATCAGCCACGAGATCACCAACGTCAACGGCGGCGCCATCGCCATGGGCCACCCGCTCGGCGCCACCGGCGCCATGATCCTCGGCACGCTCATCGACGAGCTCGAGCGCCGCGAGCTGAAGCGCGGCCTCGCCACGCTCTGCGTCGGCGGCGGCATGGGCATCGCCACCATCGTCGAGCTCGTCTGA
- a CDS encoding 3-hydroxyacyl-CoA dehydrogenase NAD-binding domain-containing protein yields MTEQSAVRYEKDADGIVTLTLDDPNQSANTMNDLYRTSMTAAVEQLYAEPEGSVKGVILASGKKTFFAGGDLKGMVQARPEDAAEIFTMVEDVKAPLRKLELYPAPVVAAINGAALGGGLEIALAANHRVAWNSPKVQIGLPEVSLGLLPGGGGVTRTVRMFGLQTALMDVLLQGPRLKPAQAKEKGLVDELVDDLEQLLPAARAWIASVADDASAAQQPWDRPGYKMPGGTPSTPKLAQFLPAFPALLRQQVKGAPYRAPRAILSAAVEGAQVDFDTASRIESRYLTGLIVGQQSKNMIQAFFFDLQAINAGSLRPDGHDKFTGRKVGVLGAGMMGAGIAYVFAKSGAQVVLKDVSVEAAERGKAYSEKLLDKAVSRGRETEEGKAAFLERIHATADPADFAGVDVVVEAVFEDPALKAKVFAEIAEHVNPDALLCSNTSTLPITELAEGVDRPADFIGLHFFSPVDKMPLVEIIRGKETTDAALAKAYDLVQQIKKTPIVVNDSRGFYTSRVIGFMVNEGLQLLAEGVHPQTLERAVTQAGYPVGTLQLSDELNMELMKKIAKATADAAERDGIDYEPHPGLAVVDKMIELGRPSRLKGAGFYEYDESGKRQGLWAGLAEAFPVAEQQIPFEDVQDRILVLEALETAKTFEEGVITSAAAANIGSIMGIGFPPHTGGAAQFMTGFEGRDGALGLSAFVARADELADQYGERFRPTEYLRKLAANGESFPA; encoded by the coding sequence ATGACCGAGCAGAGCGCCGTCCGTTACGAGAAGGACGCCGACGGGATCGTCACCCTCACCCTCGACGACCCGAACCAGAGCGCCAACACGATGAACGACCTCTACCGCACGTCGATGACGGCCGCGGTGGAGCAGCTCTACGCCGAGCCCGAGGGCTCGGTGAAGGGCGTGATCCTCGCCAGCGGCAAGAAGACCTTCTTCGCCGGTGGCGACCTCAAGGGCATGGTCCAGGCCCGCCCGGAGGACGCGGCCGAGATCTTCACGATGGTCGAGGACGTCAAGGCCCCGCTCCGCAAGCTGGAGCTCTACCCGGCGCCCGTCGTCGCGGCGATCAACGGTGCCGCCCTCGGTGGCGGCCTCGAGATCGCGCTCGCGGCCAACCACCGCGTCGCGTGGAACAGCCCCAAGGTGCAGATCGGCCTGCCCGAGGTCTCCCTCGGCCTGCTGCCCGGCGGCGGCGGCGTCACCCGCACGGTGCGGATGTTCGGCCTGCAGACCGCGCTCATGGACGTGCTGCTCCAGGGCCCGCGCCTCAAGCCGGCCCAGGCGAAGGAGAAGGGTCTCGTCGACGAGCTCGTCGATGACCTCGAGCAGCTGCTCCCCGCGGCCCGCGCGTGGATCGCCTCCGTCGCCGACGACGCGTCGGCCGCGCAGCAGCCCTGGGACCGCCCGGGCTACAAGATGCCCGGCGGCACACCGTCCACCCCGAAGCTGGCGCAGTTCCTGCCGGCCTTCCCGGCACTGCTGCGCCAGCAGGTCAAGGGCGCGCCCTACCGGGCGCCGCGCGCGATCCTCTCGGCTGCGGTCGAGGGCGCGCAGGTCGACTTCGACACCGCCTCGCGGATCGAGTCGCGCTACCTGACCGGCCTCATCGTCGGCCAGCAGAGCAAGAACATGATCCAGGCGTTCTTCTTCGACCTGCAGGCCATCAACGCGGGCTCCCTGCGTCCCGACGGCCACGACAAGTTCACGGGCCGGAAGGTGGGCGTCCTCGGCGCCGGCATGATGGGCGCGGGCATCGCCTACGTCTTCGCCAAGTCCGGTGCGCAGGTCGTGCTCAAGGACGTCTCCGTCGAGGCCGCCGAGCGCGGCAAGGCCTACTCCGAGAAGCTGCTCGACAAGGCGGTCTCCCGCGGTCGCGAGACCGAGGAGGGCAAGGCGGCGTTCCTCGAGCGCATCCACGCCACCGCGGACCCGGCCGACTTCGCCGGCGTCGACGTCGTCGTCGAGGCCGTCTTCGAGGACCCGGCCCTTAAGGCCAAGGTGTTCGCGGAGATCGCGGAGCACGTCAACCCCGACGCGCTGCTCTGCTCCAACACCTCGACGCTGCCCATCACCGAGCTCGCCGAGGGCGTCGACCGCCCGGCGGACTTCATCGGCCTGCACTTCTTCTCGCCGGTCGACAAGATGCCGCTCGTCGAGATCATCCGCGGCAAGGAGACGACCGACGCCGCGCTGGCGAAGGCCTACGACCTGGTCCAGCAGATCAAGAAGACGCCGATCGTGGTCAACGACAGCCGCGGCTTCTACACCTCGCGGGTCATCGGCTTTATGGTCAACGAGGGCCTGCAGCTGCTCGCCGAGGGCGTGCACCCGCAGACCCTCGAGCGGGCGGTCACCCAGGCGGGCTACCCCGTCGGCACGCTGCAGCTCAGCGACGAGCTCAACATGGAGCTCATGAAGAAGATCGCCAAGGCGACCGCGGACGCCGCCGAGCGCGACGGCATCGACTACGAGCCCCACCCGGGTCTCGCGGTGGTCGACAAGATGATCGAGCTGGGTCGCCCGTCGCGCCTCAAGGGCGCGGGCTTCTACGAGTACGACGAGTCCGGCAAGCGCCAGGGCCTGTGGGCCGGCCTGGCGGAGGCCTTCCCCGTGGCCGAGCAGCAGATCCCGTTCGAGGACGTGCAGGACCGCATCCTCGTGCTGGAGGCGCTCGAGACGGCGAAGACCTTCGAGGAGGGCGTCATCACGTCCGCCGCGGCGGCCAACATCGGCTCCATCATGGGCATCGGGTTCCCGCCGCACACCGGCGGCGCCGCGCAGTTCATGACCGGCTTTGAGGGTCGTGACGGCGCGCTCGGCCTCAGCGCCTTCGTCGCGCGGGCCGACGAGCTGGCCGACCAGTACGGCGAGCGGTTCCGCCCGACGGAGTACCTCCGCAAGCTGGCCGCGAACGGCGAGTCCTTCCCGGCCTGA
- a CDS encoding CsbD family protein — translation MGIADKAKNTAQDLAGKAKEALGDAKGDDELKAEGKADQTKASAKQAGENVKDVFRS, via the coding sequence ATGGGTATCGCCGACAAGGCCAAGAACACCGCGCAGGACCTCGCTGGCAAGGCCAAGGAGGCCCTCGGTGACGCGAAGGGCGACGACGAGCTGAAGGCGGAGGGCAAGGCGGACCAGACCAAGGCGTCCGCCAAGCAGGCCGGCGAGAACGTCAAGGACGTCTTCCGCTCCTGA
- a CDS encoding glutathione peroxidase encodes MTDFTATRLDGHEEPLSTYAGKVVLVVNTASQCGFTPQFEGLEELYQKYGDQGLVVLGFPCNQFNGQEPGDADEIGSFCQRNYGVSFPMFAKIDVNGPDAHPVYQWLRQEKSGLLGGKIKWNFTKFLVGRDGRVIDRYAPTTKPAKIAGDIEKALAA; translated from the coding sequence CTGACCGACTTCACCGCGACCCGTCTCGACGGCCACGAGGAGCCGCTGTCGACGTACGCCGGCAAGGTGGTCCTCGTCGTCAACACCGCGAGCCAGTGCGGGTTCACGCCGCAGTTCGAGGGTCTCGAGGAGCTCTACCAGAAGTACGGCGACCAGGGACTCGTCGTCCTCGGCTTCCCGTGCAACCAGTTCAACGGCCAGGAGCCCGGCGACGCCGACGAGATCGGGTCCTTCTGCCAGCGCAACTACGGCGTCTCGTTCCCCATGTTCGCGAAGATCGACGTCAACGGGCCCGACGCGCACCCGGTCTACCAGTGGCTGCGTCAGGAGAAGTCCGGCCTGCTCGGCGGCAAGATCAAGTGGAACTTCACGAAGTTCCTCGTCGGCCGCGACGGGCGGGTCATCGACCGCTACGCGCCGACGACGAAGCCCGCGAAGATCGCCGGCGACATCGAGAAGGCGCTCGCGGCCTGA